The Tardibacter chloracetimidivorans region AAGGCGCTATGTTGCGCATGCGCCCAGCGCAGTTGTGCGCCGCCTTGTGCCGGCCCGGCGGCGATCGCGCTCCAGTCCGAACATATTTGCGATTGCGATCGGCTGCCAAGGAGCCCTATCCTGGCGCTGATCGAAACGGCATCGCCTTCCCAGATCGTCGGGATCATCATCCTCTCCTGCCGCGTCGGGACGGCGCCTTGGTTTTACAGCCGTCACCCTGCTCCGATTTCGCCCAAGGTCAAGAATGACCCGCCATTTCGCGTCCGTGAAAGTCCGGTTCGCCTGTCTGGAAGAAGAAGGCCGCGACTCGTCATATAGCCAAGCCACTACAGGAACGATGCGCGGCACAGCGCGACGAGAGGAGCCGGTATTCATGGAGGTGACAAGGTGCGACCTGTTGATCGTCGGCACGGGCGCTGGCGCCATGACCGCCGCACTGCGTGCGTCGAAAGCGGGTCTCAAAGTGCTGATGGTCGAAAAGGAAGACATGTTCGGCGGCGCATCGGCGCGGTCGGGTGGCGGCATCTGGATTCCCAACAGCTACCATGCCGCGCGGCACGGCGGGCAGGACAGCGTGGACAAGGCAATGACCTATTTCCGCGACCAGACCGGCGATCGCTTCAACGAGGCCAACGTCGGCGCTTTCATCGCCAATGGTCCCGAAATGCTGAACTTCATCGAGGACACCAGCAGCCTGCGCTTTCAGGTCGCTATGGGCTATGGCGACTATCATTGTGAGGCTCCGGGTGGAGAAACCAGCCGAGTGTTATTTCCCGAAATTTGGGATGGTGCAGAACTCGGCAAAGACATTGAACGCCTGCGGCCGGTGCTGCGCCGGGGCCGCTTCATGGGCATGCAGATCGGCATATTGGAGGTCGGCCTATACATGACCGCCGCGCGCAAGCCTGGATCGATCCTCTACGTCCTCAAGAACCTGATAAGACGCGCCCGCGACCAGGTTCGCGCGGGCCGCACGTTGCGCCTCGTCGGCGGAAATGCGCTGGTTGCGGGGTTGGCGGCGGCCGCCTTTCGCAATGGCACTGAATTATGGACATCGGCCCCGGCGCGCAGCCTGATCCGTGATGGCGATCGTGTCATCGGGGCAATCATCGACCGGCCACAGGGTCCGGTACGGGTCGAAGCATCTGCTGGCGTCATTCTGGCCACCGGGGGATTTCCCCATGATTCCCGCCGTCGCGCCGCATTCTTTCCTGCCAGAGCAGATGCCGCGGAGACGTGGAGCACGTATCCCGATGGGAATGCGGGGGATGGTATCCGCATGGGTGAGGACGTCGGTGCCGTATTCGACGCGAACATGGCCTGTTCTGTTGCGCTGACACCGGTAACGCGACTGAACGCGGGCGAGGGCGTGCTGGAAACCAGCCCGATCTTCTTCTTCCGTGGCGCGCCGGGCGTCATTTCCGTCACGCGCCGGGGTAAACGGTTTGTGAACGAGGCGCGTTCCTATCATGACTGGGGCATAGGGCTGCTGGCCGCAACAGCGGGCGAGCCGGAAGCGGTGGCCTGGATGATATGCGATCACCGCGCCATCCGCCGCTATGGTCTGGGTGTAATCAAGCCTGCGCCCTTCCCGCTTCGCGGCTATATAAAGAGCGGGTACCTCAAGACTGGGGCTACAGTGCGCGAACTGGCGGACAACGCCGGGATCGATGCCGACGCACTGGAGCGGACGGTGACGGCGTTCAACGAGCCTGCGCGCAGGGGCGAAGACCCGGCTTTCCATCGCGGATCGACCGTCTATGAAATGGTCAATGGCGATCCGGAACACCGGCCAAATCCGTGCGTCGGTCCGCTCGACACCGGCCCTTTCTATGCCATTCGCGTGACCACCGGGTGCATCGGGACCTTTGCAGGGATCAAAGCGAACGCACATGCCCAAGTGATTGATGCCGCCGGACAGGCCATCGCGGGACTTTATGTCGTCGGAAACGACATGGCGAGCATTACTGGCGGCGATTATATCGCGGGCGGTTGCACGCTCGGCCCGGCAATGACGTTCGGCTATATAGCGGCAGGCCATATGATCAGCCAGCGTTCCGGGGCGGTGGGGTAGCGCGGGATGTCCCGACCAGGCATTGCTCGGCAAGGGATACAGGCTTGTCGCACATGTCCGATGCACTGCCGGCCCTCTGTCGGAGGGTGACGCATTTGCCGCATTCCCGCGTAAATATGCGTCGGCGCGCCATGCAATGCCGCCCGCGTTTTTCCGGTCGCAGTCCCCCTATTCACCAGCAGCCGGTTCGCGGTTAGCCACATCTGCATCGACGCATTTCTATCGGATCGGCGCTTTGCGCCATCCAGCGGACACTGACGCCCTTTGGTCGTTCTCCAGCTTACCCCTGGCCTCGGTAACGAACCCGCCGAGCGCTGGGTGGATATAGTCGGCGTGGCTGAGGTCGAGCCGGTTGTCGATCACAAGCGGCCAGTTGGGCGCCACCGGCAAATGATGATGGGATCGCGACATGGCTGCGCCCCTGTCGGGCGGTCGGTTGACGGCATGACGCTGATCTGCGGCTATCTCTCTTTGATGGCGCCGGAGAGTGCGTCCACAATCCACCCGGCCCGAAATCGCCACATGCGCTGGTTTCGATTTATTCCCTGCTCGAGAAATAGGACCCGGTATGGATCTGGCTTTGGTGCCGAACTGGCCAGACCTGCACTTGCCCGACTTCGACCAAGCGACATCGCTAGGAAACGATGCGAGCGCCGATCAAGAAT contains the following coding sequences:
- a CDS encoding FAD-dependent oxidoreductase — protein: MEVTRCDLLIVGTGAGAMTAALRASKAGLKVLMVEKEDMFGGASARSGGGIWIPNSYHAARHGGQDSVDKAMTYFRDQTGDRFNEANVGAFIANGPEMLNFIEDTSSLRFQVAMGYGDYHCEAPGGETSRVLFPEIWDGAELGKDIERLRPVLRRGRFMGMQIGILEVGLYMTAARKPGSILYVLKNLIRRARDQVRAGRTLRLVGGNALVAGLAAAAFRNGTELWTSAPARSLIRDGDRVIGAIIDRPQGPVRVEASAGVILATGGFPHDSRRRAAFFPARADAAETWSTYPDGNAGDGIRMGEDVGAVFDANMACSVALTPVTRLNAGEGVLETSPIFFFRGAPGVISVTRRGKRFVNEARSYHDWGIGLLAATAGEPEAVAWMICDHRAIRRYGLGVIKPAPFPLRGYIKSGYLKTGATVRELADNAGIDADALERTVTAFNEPARRGEDPAFHRGSTVYEMVNGDPEHRPNPCVGPLDTGPFYAIRVTTGCIGTFAGIKANAHAQVIDAAGQAIAGLYVVGNDMASITGGDYIAGGCTLGPAMTFGYIAAGHMISQRSGAVG